Within Chaetodon auriga isolate fChaAug3 chromosome 7, fChaAug3.hap1, whole genome shotgun sequence, the genomic segment CCTGCAGAGAACGGCAGGAAAGCAGGGTTTTTCTTAAAGTTGCCATTCTCGTCCAAGAAGTGCTCGGGGTTGAAGGACCAAGGCGTCGCccacattttttcctctttcagcaCAGAGTGCAACAATGGAATGATCACTGTATCCTGTTGAGAGGAGACATTGCATCAGATGGGACATTTTCCATGATCTGGAAATATTCTGCATCAATAACACTTCATATGATGGAAGCAGAATACCTTGGGGATCGTGTAACCCCTGAAAGAGATGTCATGGAGAGCGTAGTGAGGGACGCTCATGGGGACAATATCCATAAGACGCTGAACTTCATGGAGGACTGCATCTGTGAAGGAAAGGGACTTCCTGTCCTCCATGCAAGGACTGCGCTCCTGTCCAATCACAGTGGCAATCTCCTgctgcattttctctgcagaacgAGGAAAACGTAGATTTCACTCATGCTGTCCCCGGTTTCTATACGAAGCAAGTACAAGGATGGTCTTCCACACTGGTTTCTGTGACCTACCCTGTATTTTGGGGTATCTGATGAGTACATTTAGTGCAAATCTGATAGTTGAGCTGGTGGTTTCGGTTCCTGCCAGGTACAGATTCAACACTGTTGACACCAAGTTGTCATAGTGGAACTCAGTTGTGGGTAAATGCTTCTcctgaagaaataaaacaagaacCATTTTCCTGATATGACGATAAAATTTGCAGGATCAGAAGTTGAGTTCAGATGCACTTGAGGGGGATCATCAGCGCACCATTGATCTGAACTGCTCAGTGTTTGCAGAGCTGTGAGTTATTATATGGAGTACGTGCATCAGTGAATAAGTACATGTAATGAGTAAGAAGCTTATCATGACTTAATTAAAGACATGCCTTGATTCTGGTGAATGAACCGAGCTCGGTCATACCTGACTGAGTCTCAGGAGGAAGCAGTCGATGTAATCTCTGGGCGAGCTGGGGTCCAGCGTGGCCTGGTGCTCCTGAATCTTCTTCATTGTAAACTCTCTGAGCACTTCAATCCTGGCAAACATTTTGTGCTGTCGACCCGGCAGCCATTCCATCAGCCGAGGGAAGATGTTATACAGCTGCGATGTGCAGAGGAAAGGATTCATGTGAGTAATGTGTCCCATATCGAGTCGTTAGCTGGGGAGGTCGTCCCTGCCAACCTTTTCCATTTGTCTCACtgctcagacaaaaacacacagtaacacttTCCGTGAAACCACATCTATATAGTGGATTATGGGGGCATTCATAGTgaatcatatatatattttatgcaCTCTTAATATTTCATCACTACACTCAAAGCACATGCTGTCAGCTTTGAGGACCTTGCTCAAAAAAGCTTAATCTTCCAGATCAGTGGTCTTCCTCACCActaacccccacccctcctcttacCTGACCCCAGGGACTGCTGCCAAATCTGATGAAGTCTGAGATTATCTGCAGAAGGTAGAGGAAGTCGTCATCGTCATAGCTGAAGCGTTGACCAAACACCAAGCAGCAGATCACATTAGACACAGTGCAGCTCATGAAGTAGGTGGGATCAAACGGTGTGGCTACGAAAAAGGAGTAAACGTCAGTAAACCTTCAGTGTGACCGCTGGAAAAGGCCAGCACCACTTTTCATTATTCTGTCCCCCATCTTAGAGTGGTATGTTCCATGTCCCCTGTGCAGTCCTGCCTTTGTTTTGACTCTTTAGATCTTACATTAATATATCCATTAGCAATATATCAATGTACACTTTGAAGGGTCACAGGGGGCTGCAGCTAATCCCAGTCTGTGGTGTTAGCTTCCAAATCTCTTCCAAATCTCTCAGCCTTACTTTGAGTTTATTGAAGCAAGCCTGAAGTCCATAAGCATTGGTTTATTGGAACAACAGTGACTTTTAAATTAAGACACTGTATATACCCAATGGTGAAATGCACAGTCACTGTCCCACATACAGACCTTTGGTGTGAGTGATGCGGTCCACCAGATGTTTGCTCTCTTCCAGGATCCACTCTTCCATCCCCTTTCGTCCCATCCCAAAGTCTCTTAGCGTTGTCAGGGTGAAGCGTCTCAACTGCTTCCAGCGGTCTCCATTACTGATCGCCAAACCTTTGAAGATGTAGAAATGGTTATAAATActtaaaaagaaactaaaacAGCAAGTTGAAAAGCCGGTGtgcttaaaacaaaacaaagcaaactgtgGGAGTGAGACcataaaaaatttaaataagAATAAATCGACGAAGTTTTCCAAAAAGTGCAGGAAACATTTGGGAACATTTGTTACACGTATCACAAATCCCCATCTCACCATAGCCCCTGGTAGCTCTGACGATGAAAGCAACAGGACCTCTGCCAGTGAAGTCCTCTGCTTGGTCCACCAGTGCCTCCTTCACCGCATCGTAGCCCACCAGAACCACACTGCGCTGAGGGCCCAGGTACACAGTCAGCACTGGGCCATAGGTTTCACTGAGCTGGAGGTTAAACAGAGCAGCTTACATGCCTTTGACTCTTGTACAGACATGCAAGGAACAAACAAAGTAAACATACCCTGTGTACTGCACAAACACGCTGGGActaacaaaaacatgagcatacaggtcacaaacacaaaactacatCTACAACTGAGACTAAGAGTAAAATAAGTGAGCAGAGGCAGACTTAAAGCACAGTGTGTCTAGATTTCTCTTCACAAAACTGTTTTCAGTAACTGCAATGAAAATCAGCGAAGTCCTCAAACTGTCACCTTCAGCAGAGTTTTAAATGGAGCTTTCttgtccagctgcagcaggtttccTATCACTGGCAGGCCCGTCGGTCCTGGAGGTAAACGCAAGCGTCTGCGGCGCGTCAGGCCGAACAGCCACAGCAGAACAACGAGCAGCCCCGCAGAGATAAGCGTGACGGAGAGCTCCATACCGTCCCAGGAAGAGGAGTCCAACTGCgtcctctgcagagagagcCTGGTTATATGTTTACTGGTCCGCTGCGCAACCTTTTCCCTGTTTTCCCAGTTTACTGCGAGGGTTTGCGCAAGTGCACAGAAATCAGTgcggacagcagcagcagtacacaTGCAACAGGCAGCCAACAGATGGCTCTAACAGGACGGAAATATTTCGGTTACATCCtgtattttctttctgctgGACTGTTAGTTTTGTGAGAGCCTCTTCACGCAGTGACACTAACATGTCATCCAGCCCTGTGCAGCATCTTTTTATGAGCATAATACACGTGTTTCTGTTGAAGGAGATGTAGCCTGCATGTCGAGCACCAGCTGCTGGTTTCTGGACACTGAAAGTCTCCAAGCTGTCACAGTGAAATACAGTTGATGGATTGTCCTTTACCAAAAATCAGAATGCTTCAATATTTTACCCATTTCTCTCCAAGTCACAGCTGTGCAGtgagtgctgtgttttattttgaaaagcaagTGACAATAGCGCAATAAACATGTAAAAGTTGATGATTATAGATCTAGATTTGAAGCACAATTGTCAAGGACTGAGTTTGACAATAGCCTCTTCTCTTTCAAggagtgtttccattttcatgGCTTTATTTTGAATATTCTAACAATGATACCTTCATAGTGCAAAATCAAATATGTcatataaaatacagtgttttgtaaGTGAATGTGGCCGTGATCTGGTATCTGCGAGGCGCCTTGGAAAAGCTGCTGCACTCTGAAATGAGGTTTATACTGTCAGGGATTCAGCTCAGGAAAAGGTGAAATGTCGCAGCAGTGACAAGGATTGAAAAGCTCCATACGAGCCAGAGACTCGCCAACACAGGTTCTTTCCACCCTGATCCATTCGGATGAGAAGACAGTCAATAAAGTCTCCTGGGCAGCTGAGGTCTAGTGTCTCTTTGTGCTTTTGGATCTTCATCTTGATAAACTCTCTCACCTCTTCATTCTGGGCAAAAATAATGTGCTGGTGGTCGGACAGATGCTCCATCAAGCAGGGAAAGATGTCATACATGTGTGGGAGGGAAGTtcacagcacactgcagctctgtttgtcaGGGGATGATAAAGCATGTTTGTTCCAAAATGCTGTCCATAAATTCTGGTAAAGTGTCACTGAATATTCTCTCTTCATGAGTCGCGGTAATGATGTCAGGACACCATATGAACACTGGGCTGAAAAACATGGATTCATGTTTGGTGACTTTCAGGCTCCTTCCGTCAGTAAATGAGCTGATCACCTCCAGTGTGGCAGTCCATCACGCATGCTATTTGTTCAGATTAAAATGTAGTTTAAAATGCATATTTGGTGTCTGTTGGGTAAATCAAGGCGAGCGTGAGTCAAGCCTCAGTGTTTCAGCGGCTTGTGTAACGTTCTATGTTTACGTTACACAAACTGCCATCAGAAAGAGATAAGAATGAAAGAGTGCAGCTGATGCCAGAGACATAAACACTCCCACAAGgtttgactttattttttcagttttaccaGAGGTGTTTATGATTGATAAGGTGTCTTCTTTGTTCTCAGTGTCTCTCGCTTGTCACGTTGTTACTGTACTGAATGTAGACACCAGAACCCATTTAGGACTGAAGCTGTGATTAATGGCTGGACAAAGTAAACTTCACTTGACAGATTATGCAATAATCCTCTTTCACATCAATCTCGTGCGAAATATGTGCTCttacaacagcagctgaaaacacaactttGAATGTCTCTACGCAGGCTCTCAAGTGTTTGCTCTCCTCTTGGACCCACTCTTCCATCCCCTGGCGTCCCATCCCAAAGGGCTGTCAGTGTGAAACGTCGCGTCTGGCACTAACGCTCTCCATCACTGATCCCCAAACCTAACAGAGCTGATGGTTCACCAACTGCAGGCATGCAAGAGACACCGTGGACATCCAGAGACATGCAGGCATGGAAGCACTTGACAGAGATGACAGGTTTGAGGAGGCTTTGAGCAGAATCAGCAACAGATGAGCCACGTGACTCTTGGTACACCTTCACCTGATTATTGCTTTGAATCTCTGTTGCTCATCAGACAGAGTAGCAATCATTACTGCAGGACTCATCGCTGCAGTATTGTTATTATATAACATTATAATATTTTAAGCCTATAAATTGATAAACGTAATCATTATTGAGTCAATTTACCACGCACGCCGCACTTTAATAAAAGCATGATTTAACGTCACATAGGCCTACTGTACGTTGGATATTAGTAAATCAAGTCTCTGAGTGGAGCTTCAGCATGTTCAACAGTTATGTAACATATTCTATGTTTATTTTGCACGCACTTCCATCAGCGGGAGATAAGGATTAGAGAGCGTggctgaggagagagggatgaatgTGCCGAGCAATCCAGCAAAGCTTTCGCACTCCCTTTTCAGATTTTGACTGCAAACCCATTGCTTCATCCATCCGTCATCCAACTTGTTTATTCAGTAAATGTTTTTCTCGATATCTGGACCTGCTGTTCGTTTGGCTGCTCCTCGTGTTGCGTGTGTCTAACTTTTAAGGCCACACGTACCATTTCTTTCTCATAAAGatgaatgtgtgtctttgtgtgtttgctgttcttTTGCAGCCTTTCAAGAAAACTTTTAGAtatggacaaacaaaacaaacaaacaaacaaatggacaACAAAGCGAAGATGAGCCCTGACAACATCACTGTTAGTGGCAGAAAATCTCATAAACCTCCTCTTGTTGTCTCTTTTGTTAGcctctttgtttttaaagtatattttgtTTGTATATAACAGGAAGTTGCAGGGAGCATGACGTCTTGCAAAAGGTTAATTCAGGCGTGAATAGCAACTTGTTATTCCAGCTCTTAAAGTGGTTTTGAGCTCTTAAACTTTAAAGACACACCTGCCATTTTCGCTGATGCGAGAAATCCAGGATCTCTGTGATGACTGTGTCAGTGGAGTCCTTCTTGAATGTGataaagaaagacagcaagAAGGTGACTGCAGCTGTCGCATCAGGCTTTCCTTCCACACAGCAGTTTGCAAGCAGGTGCTGGACGTTGGTCTCAGCACATATAGCCCATTCTGGTGTAAAAactgagagcacacacacatgcatacacaagtCCACATCCAGCACATGAGCTGTAAATCCAAGAGATTATTTTTGCTGTGCAACAAAATCTCAGATAAGCACCCGGGGCCATTCAGGCTCTGGATATCCCCCTCTTGTGCAAATCTGCTCcatcatccctcctctccaAACCTTGGCCTGCTGTCTGCACTGATGCTCCACACCAGCCAGCAAGCAGCAGATGGatccagagagaaagacacacagtcGTGGTGACAGCAGGATTTATTTAGAGTTCACCTCTGGACCGCATTCTTGGTAGATGGTGGGTGGTATATGGCAAAAAGAAATTCAGCAAAGTGCTAATGAAATGGAGAAACTGTGGATGAGGAGACAATATTTACAGAGGTCACATTTCTTAAAAAAGTATAAAGTGAACATAGTGGTGAGACAAACAGTGGAGAAACACACCTGTTTAACGTCTGAGTCTAAAATGTCCTCATAAACACCCTTAATGTGTCTGTCTGGAGTCATTACCCTCAGTAGCATGGAAAGactgacaacacagacagacactgttCAGAGGAGTCAAGATCATGAATGATTTACCTGAGGAGCACAGGCATAAAGCCAGGAAGAACACCTTCATTAATTTATAAGTTAGACGTACAGATAACCCAACGAGTGATTCATTAAGAACAGTGCCCTTATATTAAAAAGGAAAGTCAAAAGagggatttttattttttaaaaaaagacttttcaaaAAGTTTCTATCCCTTTCTAGTCAAACCTAAAAAGCAAATCCTCCACAGTCAAACGCGTCAAAGTCAGAGTCTCCTTCAAAGTCGAAGCTGTTGAAGTGTGGGGAGTCCACGTCCTGGCTGCAGGCGTGGAAGGAGCCTCCTGTGGGCAGCTCGGAGAAGCCCCCTGCTCCGTGGGCGATCTCCGGGGCTCTGCTGGCGAGGGGAGACGACGGGGAGCAGGAGTTGAGGTAGcccagagcagaggaggctgctgcgCCTCCCATCAGCAGACACACCGCCCTCACCGCCCGGGCATCGCTGCTATTGCCGTGGCGAAGACAATCTGATACACGATGAGGGGGGGCCACAGAAACGCTACGCAGAGGTCGTCGTGGTCCGTTGGCTGCAGAAGAAATCCAAAAAATTATATCAATACATACAATAACATGGATGGCTGTTTTCATTAAATACAAGAGTTTTCCAGGATTCCtctgtttggggggggggggtcaaggAGCACCAAACCATCACTTCATGAGGGCCTGGACCCTGTATAAACACCATGTCAGCCATGTGTATTCAGCAGTTCATAAAAAAAACTAATGAGGCTTGAATTGTTGTCACTGAGCCCTCTCAGCCACCGTACTACACGCCCTGATGCAGCTTTAACCTGTAAGTAACAACATTCTGTCAGGTAACTACAGGCGACGTGATAGCGGACCTTGGTTCTGGCCTCTTTCCCTGAAGGATCCTCCCCGCTCAGTGACTcgagacagaggaggagtgcCCTCTCCAACCCTCGGTGACCCGGGGTCTTTATCGCTGGAGGAATCAGGCAGGGGGTCTCTGTCGGTGATGCAGGGGGTGATGCTGCGCTGTCTGTGAAGGGTCACGGGTGACATGACACCCTAGAAAATAAGACAATCACTGGGTGATTATATCATTTTCAGACATTATTAGAaaagtttgaacacacacaccagaaatcAGAGGTGAGGCATTGACTGAAGCAACAACAGGACCAGACTAAGGCCcaaactgctgactcacctCTCTGACTTTCCTGATCAAATTCAGCCACAGActgtgaaagacaaaaaaaaagtcattatatTTGAACCAGATCCCTGTTTGTAGATATTTATAACCAGAGAGAGTGCAGTATTGAGCCATGCCGGGTGGTAAGTGGGACAAACAAGACCGACATTCCAGCCTTCTGTGTCAATATGTCACCATGTGGAGATAACAGCTGATAATGAGTGGGGCAAAGGactccactctgtgtgtgtgtgtgtgtgtgtgtgtgtgtgtgtgtgtgtgtgtgtgtgtggtggtggtggggaccTACTTGCAGTCATCAGGGTTGTCagtgagaagcagcaggaacTTGTTCTGCGGCAGGATGAGGGCGAAGCAGCAGTCCCTCCTGCCCCCTGGAGGCAACTTGGGCAGGTCGAGGATTTCTCGTCCCTCCGCGATCGACTCACAGCTTGTCTGTAGTGCGACCACCTGGTCAGGGGGGGACTCTGCATCGCGGCACACCAACAGGTTTCCCTCCAAGGTCAGCACAAGGTACCTCTCCTTCCACTGCTTGAACATGAAACCCCctgcagaagaaaaagacacagcatgcagcaggtggaggccaGTATTTGATGCACTGTCACAGAAGTTTAACTATATGAAAACAGATGTGAAAATCTGGACAGAGGAAGTTTTTTCAACAAGGACAAAGATGGCAATATGTCTAATTTGGTATAAGATGAATAAAAAATTTGACTCGATGAAGAAAAGTCAAGCGATCACCGTGGACGTCTGAACCAAAcaccatccaacagttgttgaggtTCACCAAAGTGATGAAGCAACTGACAGACGGACCAACACGGAGCTGCTAGCGTCGCTAAAATCTATCAGTCACCTTTAGCCTTTGCTGTCATTCATTCTTGTTtagcatgaaaaacagctgcCCTGTAAAAGAGACTGTCTTCAGCTACCGTCTGTTCTATTCAGTCCCTCGTGAGGAGCATCTTTACCAGGACATCAGTGACATTTCAACTAAGGGCTTTTCAAAAAGAACAGGAGAAATGTAAAGTGGACATAGACAGTAAGACCATGATGTTCAAAACAGCGTTAAAATGTGAAAGTTATATGTAAAAATCTCAATGTAAAGCTCCTTGTTCCTGCAATCAGCCATCTGGGGACACTCTGTAAGCAATGACACGCTGTTTCCAACCTTTCTCTCATAAACAGGGTTTAAGTGTCGCGTCAGCTCATATCTGTTAAAGTGAACTTTTAACCTGTTGAACCGTCTCTTTTTGGAACACGCTGTGAGTTTCTGGGGCAGGACGCACATGATGCCGTGAGATTTCAAGTGTCCCAGACAGCCGTCCATCGGGTAATAATGATAATCGATGGAGGGTACATGTTGATAGAAGACCTGCTCTATTTCTCCACGCAGAGGATTAAAGATGAACAGGTGGATTTTGcaaaagatagatagatagatagatagatagatagatagatagatagatagaattTGACATGAATAAACATTAACGTCGAGGTATTTACTACCTTGATCCACAGctaagacagaaagaaaacagcaaattaaatcTGAACTGCTGGTGTTTCCTGGTCTTCTGCCTCAGTCCCTCGAGCCATTATGACGCCATTATCAAATGAAATTGAGGGAGATATAAAACAGATGTAACATCAgcacagagacatgagacacTGGCTGAGTCCTGAATCCAGACTTGGCTTTGAGAGCGAACATCTCGTCATTCTGTAAAAACACATCTGGGAACGGTTACATCACACAGAGTGGCTCTCAGATTGATATCACTGATTTTTGAATTGGAGTGCTGATCTGAGACACCATACTTATTCATTCATCAAGTCCACGGCCTTACGAGCTCTTCTTGTCTGatatgaatgaaacaaaaactgaTGAGTCCTTGTGGCCAATGTAATAACTTCaaaaagtattattattttaatgaatTTGGCTTCACACCATAGTTTTAATAGCAGTTTTAGATCAAAACTCTCCAATTAAAGACGTCAACtctgattaaaaacaacactgcaaacTCAGAAGTCAGGCAGAAACTGCGGTCAACCATAGCAAACAGAGTTCACTGAAGTCAAATATGACCTtgagctgtgacacacagagggagcacaaacatgaaaccaacaacaatcagacagaaacagtcGATCAATCGGCCATTTCAGGGAGGCGGAGAAGCGCACGCAGACGAAGGAAGCCAAGCAGGCCTACCGTATTTCCTGAGGAAGCCTCGATGGACGCCTGCTGTGCTCATGCCTGTGGTCATCACAGCTACAGGGACTGAAATGAGAGGCAGAGCTTTTGATGCTGGAAAATagggtaagagagagagagagagagagagagagagagagagagagagaataatcCCCACTATTTAGGCCTTCTTTCCTTAAAGCCATGCTGTTGTGAGTGGAATTGGAGCCATCCCCACTTATGCACACACTAACATCATACGAGGCCCAAATAATCACAATAGTAATGCATAAATCCCGCCAGTAGCATCCTGTGATTTTCATCGCGTCCATCACGTCATGCTGCattttcccacacacacacacacacacacacacacacacacacacacacacacacacacagacttaagcCTCTATTTGCAGACCTCACAACATATGGCCGACTCACAATAGCTTATCATTACGCTGCCATCAAACCTGTTTCTCAGCGTATCTCAGTGCCCTTGGATGGCTTCCGAACCAGGGTTTGAGCCTCCTGCTCAAGCAGATTAAAACAGAGGGATTATTATTCTTGCACAGCTGGAAGCCTGTTGTTGCAGTGCCGTGGATAGGCCCAACCAAGATTTTAATCTGCCCAGACGTGGGATATGTGCCCCTCtccaagcagcaacctccaaGATATTAACTGTTTTTCATCGTCACATTACTCAAGTGGGATTAAACGCGAGTCACTGTAGCACCCTGTGCTCGCTTATCACGGTCAGAATAACATTATGTAACAACAGGGATCGAGGAGAGACGCCATCACGCCACAATCAAACAGATCCGATGTCCACAGACAACTGAGGAGTAAGTGGTGGCGGCCTAAAGAGAAAGATGACAGTTTATTTATCCTGTGGGGAAATTAAGTACAGGAAGGATTCAGAAGGAGATTACAAATAGAATTAAGTCAGCAAAGGCAAAAGGCTTAACGATGTACACATGATGACCACGTCTACGGCGTAAATCAGAGgtccagccacagcagccctTTCTCAACACACTGTTCAGACTCACATAACGATGGGAAGATTTGGGATTGAGCCCCTGCAGAGTCAAGAGatctaaaagaaagaaaacagcttgaTACGCAACAAATCTTTTCCAAAAACAGTTAAAGAGAAATTATCTGAACGACGGCAGCGACATGCCAAAACTTTCGTTTGAAGCCTCTGAGTGCTTTGAGTGACTCTGAGAGTTCATTCCCTCTGACAATTGGTTAATCATAAACAGATAGTTATTAAAAGCAAGTTGCTGATGGAAAAGCACGTTCTTATTTTTCCATCTGACAGATCTGCGCTATCTGCTCTCCATGCATCtataaatgaaagcagatgtTCAAAATCAAGGAGTGTCAGACTCTAGTGAAGGTTGGGCTCATCAGGCATCTTCTCCACTGAGTTGCTGCTGGTGTGTTCACTGTCACTGGTTAACATGAACGCTCAAACTGGCCCCTGTTGGACCCATCCCAGAGTAACAAAGAGAACTCAACTATGAAGTAATGTTCTCCGGTCATTTAGCACAGTTTTAGCCAAGTCTATGTTAGTATTTTAGCACTGGTTTTGTCCACCACCTCTGGAGaatgtctgtctctcattgctTGGCTTGTCTTCAACAGACACTCGTTTACGTTGACATCCATTTGGCAGACTGGGTTGATAATGCTATATCACTAAGTAGATAAATACAAATATCTCCTTTTTGGTGGATGGGTTTTTTCTCAAAGGAGAACATACGGCAGACGGTTTGACTAACGCTGTGATGCTTCTGGCTGCATCAAAACTGGACCTGCTGTACGTTCCAGCAGTGTAAAATCCTGGAGTGATTTAATGGAAATAACGGGGGACAAAATTCACAGCCtttctgtgcaaaaatgcattcCAGCATGGTTCAGCCAAAGCTAATATGGGGCTTTAGCAGTGCGTGTTAGACAAGCCAAGTCATATTAGGAACAAATTCCAGCCTTGTGTTTTATGCTAGAAACATTAAACAAATTATAACCCTCATACCAGCTTCGTCTCAACTTCAGAAGTCATTTTCTCTCAGAGGAcggactgtggattttgtcccacATAGCTTGAAGAAGGATCTCTTTGGGTCCTTTATAGACAGGAGGAACAATTGCAgtgaaattaattaataaacagAACTTGACATCACGCCCCAAATTTGCTGTATATCTGTTAATCACTGTCATTACTAACACTGTATAATAGCCTCCCGTGCAGTATGAGGACTTTGCATTTGTGGccagcaggaggcaggagagccTCTGTAAACTTCAGGCTGTCATGTGtcatctttgtctctgtgatgtATCAACAGGTTGGGGGAAGCGGCTCCTCTGGCTGCATCcagtctgcagagaggagatgaaggagaagaggtTAGCTCATTGTTAGCGTGCCCGGGTGGCCCTGCAGCTGGGAGAGCAGTAGGAAGGTGTTTCCCACGTCACGCAGCCAACAGGGACGCTCTTTCAAGACGAACAGGTTGTTTTGTTCGGCGGGCAGTGGAGACTAACGCCGGCACTGCAGTCTGCCTGTGGGAGAGAACATAATAACTGGTGTCcatatattttttatttgttggtaTGAGTGGATTTATAACTGGAAGCATGTGATCTCAACTCTGTTAATCCACTTTAGCCTCATCTAGAAATCCCTAAGTCTTTAAGTCTTTGTGTTGGGTGAATCAGGTTTGCTGGATTCTGGTGTGGCTCAAACCTAAACACAGAGTCCCGTGGAGCTGAAGCCCATCCCCCTCAAAACCCAAACATTCACTCCTTC encodes:
- the cyp2y3 gene encoding cytochrome P450 2Y3 — its product is MELSVTLISAGLLVVLLWLFGLTRRRRLRLPPGPTGLPVIGNLLQLDKKAPFKTLLKLSETYGPVLTVYLGPQRSVVLVGYDAVKEALVDQAEDFTGRGPVAFIVRATRGYGLAISNGDRWKQLRRFTLTTLRDFGMGRKGMEEWILEESKHLVDRITHTKATPFDPTYFMSCTVSNVICCLVFGQRFSYDDDDFLYLLQIISDFIRFGSSPWGQLYNIFPRLMEWLPGRQHKMFARIEVLREFTMKKIQEHQATLDPSSPRDYIDCFLLRLSQEKHLPTTEFHYDNLVSTVLNLYLAGTETTSSTIRFALNVLIRYPKIQEKMQQEIATVIGQERSPCMEDRKSLSFTDAVLHEVQRLMDIVPMSVPHYALHDISFRGYTIPKDTVIIPLLHSVLKEEKMWATPWSFNPEHFLDENGNFKKNPAFLPFSAGKRSCVGESLARMELFLFMVSLLQHFTFSCPGGPDSIDLSPEYSSFANVPRRYEIIATPRQQ
- the LOC143323038 gene encoding uncharacterized protein LOC143323038, giving the protein MTTGMSTAGVHRGFLRKYGGFMFKQWKERYLVLTLEGNLLVCRDAESPPDQVVALQTSCESIAEGREILDLPKLPPGGRRDCCFALILPQNKFLLLLTDNPDDCNLWLNLIRKVREGVMSPVTLHRQRSITPCITDRDPLPDSSSDKDPGSPRVGEGTPPLSRVTERGGSFRERGQNQANGPRRPLRSVSVAPPHRVSDCLRHGNSSDARAVRAVCLLMGGAAASSALGYLNSCSPSSPLASRAPEIAHGAGGFSELPTGGSFHACSQDVDSPHFNSFDFEGDSDFDAFDCGGFAF